One Halobacterium zhouii genomic region harbors:
- a CDS encoding DUF4129 domain-containing protein, with product MDRNVRALTIALLCVLAVSLAAATLANPQQPPGAGDGSGGSQVGGGGTDQRDGTSNDDGMDNPKPSERGGSATLLSGACIPILMSPLFLLGLGGFVLVLGYAGYRRQGLAPAIVILFVLSTVMIPGWLMLTDCGDANAKRPGSDLIPPIASGPSEGGDGGGGGAEQATNFSAPMILVGLFVVALALAAVVYHGSRGEGDPIEPGPDTDPDEAVVEDEETLAAIGDVAGEAADRIERSVDVENEVYRAWHEMTTHLDVGNPQASTPTEFAAAARDAGMDDAHVDTLTRLFQDVRYGGAEATEDREERAVDALRAIESSYGGER from the coding sequence GTGGACCGGAACGTACGCGCCCTGACCATCGCCCTCCTCTGCGTGCTCGCGGTGTCCCTCGCCGCGGCGACGCTCGCCAACCCCCAACAACCACCGGGTGCGGGGGACGGCTCTGGCGGGTCCCAGGTGGGTGGTGGTGGCACCGACCAGCGGGACGGAACGAGCAACGACGACGGCATGGACAACCCGAAACCGAGTGAAAGAGGGGGGTCGGCGACTCTTCTCTCCGGAGCGTGCATACCGATACTCATGTCGCCACTGTTCCTGCTCGGACTGGGCGGTTTCGTGCTCGTCCTCGGATACGCTGGGTATCGGCGACAGGGATTAGCGCCCGCCATCGTCATCCTGTTCGTCCTGTCTACCGTGATGATTCCCGGGTGGCTGATGCTCACCGACTGCGGCGATGCGAACGCCAAACGGCCCGGCTCCGACCTCATCCCACCGATCGCCAGCGGGCCCTCCGAAGGCGGCGACGGCGGCGGTGGCGGCGCGGAGCAAGCGACCAACTTCTCTGCTCCGATGATCCTCGTCGGCCTGTTCGTCGTCGCGCTCGCGCTCGCGGCGGTCGTCTACCACGGCAGCAGGGGTGAGGGAGACCCCATCGAGCCAGGACCAGATACGGACCCGGACGAGGCAGTCGTGGAGGACGAGGAGACGCTCGCGGCCATCGGTGACGTCGCGGGCGAGGCGGCCGACCGCATCGAGAGGTCGGTGGACGTCGAGAACGAGGTGTACCGCGCGTGGCACGAGATGACGACGCACCTCGACGTCGGCAACCCGCAGGCCAGCACGCCGACGGAGTTCGCGGCGGCCGCCCGGGACGCCGGCATGGACGACGCGCACGTCGACACGCTGACGCGCCTCTTCCAGGACGTCCGCTACGGCGGCGCGGAGGCCACCGAGGACCGAGAGGAACGCGCCGTCGACGCGCTCCGCGCCATCGAGTCCTCCTACGGGGGTGAGCGGTGA
- a CDS encoding DUF58 domain-containing protein: MATSETNRWRGVTALSLFAAAAGAATSRPAALLLAVLGVGYAAYGQLFRPPEATIDVERTIHADDPQPGDEVEVTLALTNQGSFVPDLRVTDGVPESLEVVEGSPRTATSLRPGKRAAVTYTVEMRRGEHTFEGVDVVARDLSGAYETETTLSTASVVASIPPLPTLESFPLRSQTVQRVGRVPTSTGGTGVEFHATREYRSGDPLSRVDWNRLARTGELSTVQYREERAATVVVVVDTRAEAHVADDDGEDAVEHAVTAAGGATSALLDSGDRVGLVSFGPHWAWLAPDLGREHRVRVEDTLARHRGFAALDPDRRFLGALVFRRLQKHLSADAQVVFCTPLVDDDAVEYARRLEAGGNPVTVVSPNATGTETLGQQVARIERATRLRSLRKSGIRVVDWSPDDSLPLAVATAERGWSK; this comes from the coding sequence GTGGCGACGAGTGAGACCAACCGGTGGCGCGGCGTCACCGCGCTCTCCCTGTTCGCGGCCGCCGCTGGCGCCGCTACGTCGCGGCCTGCTGCGCTCTTGCTTGCGGTGCTCGGTGTCGGCTACGCCGCGTACGGGCAACTGTTCAGGCCGCCGGAGGCCACTATCGACGTCGAGCGAACGATTCACGCCGACGACCCGCAACCCGGCGACGAGGTGGAGGTCACGCTCGCGCTCACGAACCAGGGATCGTTCGTCCCCGACCTCCGGGTCACCGACGGCGTCCCGGAGTCCCTGGAGGTGGTCGAGGGGTCGCCGCGGACCGCCACGTCACTCCGGCCTGGCAAACGGGCGGCCGTGACGTACACCGTCGAGATGCGCCGCGGCGAGCACACCTTCGAGGGCGTCGACGTCGTCGCCCGCGACCTGAGCGGGGCGTACGAAACCGAGACGACGCTCTCGACGGCGTCGGTCGTCGCGTCGATTCCGCCGTTACCGACACTCGAGTCGTTCCCGCTGCGGAGCCAGACCGTCCAGCGCGTCGGGCGCGTCCCGACGTCGACGGGCGGCACGGGCGTGGAGTTCCACGCGACGCGGGAGTACCGGTCGGGTGACCCGCTCTCCCGCGTCGACTGGAATCGACTCGCGCGCACGGGTGAGCTCTCGACGGTCCAGTACCGCGAGGAGCGCGCGGCGACGGTGGTCGTCGTCGTCGACACGCGCGCGGAGGCCCACGTCGCCGACGACGATGGCGAGGACGCCGTGGAGCACGCAGTCACCGCGGCGGGCGGAGCTACGTCGGCGCTCCTCGACTCGGGGGACCGCGTCGGGCTGGTGTCCTTCGGCCCGCACTGGGCGTGGCTCGCGCCGGACCTCGGCCGTGAACATCGCGTCCGCGTGGAGGACACGCTCGCTCGACACCGCGGGTTCGCCGCGCTCGACCCCGACCGGCGGTTCCTCGGCGCGCTCGTCTTCCGGCGCCTCCAGAAACACCTCTCGGCGGACGCCCAGGTGGTGTTCTGCACGCCGCTGGTGGACGACGACGCCGTGGAGTACGCCCGCCGCCTGGAGGCCGGGGGCAACCCCGTGACGGTCGTCTCGCCGAACGCCACGGGCACCGAGACACTCGGCCAGCAGGTCGCGCGCATCGAGCGCGCGACGCGCCTCCGGTCGCTCCGGAAGAGCGGCATCCGCGTGGTGGACTGGTCGCCCGACGACTCTCTGCCGCTGGCTGTCGCGACCGCCGAACGGGGGTGGTCGAAGTGA
- a CDS encoding immune inhibitor A domain-containing protein encodes MVTVLLVASIAAGVGSAVAAPGTATTAPSDQALAPEPDTANNSTTEYRGIEPSQNWTDKPVLETDVSGDGASTSDSGSSSGSATDAQMTRQFLTSGPQGYTLRTFELREVGENVEVWVAANLSWGVAGDRPTPSISDEQAEHLADEFDENIYPKESEVFGTPNPRDGSNALLGPEGYYNTTRNAGNKTVLLIQNIRDKNFYNPDYPLYIAGYYSPTVQQYSDRNVINIDAYGWSNVTEEDPMVGYEGTLAHEYQHLIHADLDSDETSWVNEGMSDYAEVVTGYGTPQGHLNAYEQMPSNSLTNWEDQGAINVLADYGVAFTWTTYLEDRYGQDFISNLAEEDGNGIAGVETTLDEVGAKTDFYGLYQDFSTAVVTDKYGTPPKDKYTFESLDLNVNTSNGVQTAGVWGTDYRTIDTSEKAPITDVTVSGTDFTDTEWSTATDPVTGEGEVLYSGSGNLLNRHAITRVNLSGTENPTLSFDSFQRIESNWDYGFVQVSTDGGETWQSLGNANTDDSPAAGAHPRVKANLPGFTGSTDGWEHQTLDLSAYEGNESVLVSFHYVTDWAVVSPGWWVKNVSVAGESVETDSIESYQSLRQATNNHVEYQFTFIGVKHNGNYQIKQLDMRTFDGDGERELEQFLHNGNFEKVIVGSTWAAGSGESGRVPVGVEFTFANEKRGNGNDN; translated from the coding sequence ATGGTAACCGTACTCCTGGTGGCCAGTATCGCCGCCGGGGTCGGCAGCGCCGTGGCGGCGCCGGGAACAGCAACGACAGCACCGAGCGACCAGGCACTCGCGCCCGAACCGGACACCGCGAACAACTCGACGACGGAGTACCGGGGAATCGAACCATCACAGAACTGGACGGACAAGCCGGTCCTGGAGACCGACGTCTCCGGTGACGGCGCGTCCACGAGCGACTCGGGGTCGTCCTCCGGGTCGGCGACCGACGCCCAGATGACCCGGCAGTTCCTCACCTCGGGCCCGCAGGGGTACACGCTGCGGACGTTCGAACTCCGGGAGGTCGGGGAGAACGTCGAGGTGTGGGTGGCCGCGAACCTCTCGTGGGGCGTCGCGGGCGACCGGCCGACGCCGTCGATCAGCGACGAACAGGCCGAACATCTCGCCGACGAGTTCGACGAGAACATCTACCCGAAGGAGTCGGAGGTGTTCGGCACGCCCAACCCGCGGGACGGGAGTAACGCGCTCCTCGGCCCCGAGGGCTACTACAACACCACGCGGAACGCCGGCAACAAGACGGTGTTGCTGATCCAGAACATCCGCGACAAGAACTTCTACAACCCGGACTACCCGCTGTACATCGCGGGCTACTACTCGCCGACGGTCCAGCAGTACTCCGACCGGAACGTCATCAACATCGACGCCTACGGCTGGTCGAACGTCACCGAGGAGGACCCGATGGTCGGCTACGAGGGGACGCTCGCCCACGAGTACCAGCACCTCATCCACGCCGACCTCGACAGCGACGAGACGTCCTGGGTGAACGAGGGGATGTCCGACTACGCCGAAGTGGTCACGGGCTACGGCACCCCCCAGGGCCACTTGAACGCGTACGAGCAGATGCCGTCGAACTCCCTGACGAACTGGGAGGACCAGGGCGCCATCAACGTGCTTGCTGACTACGGCGTCGCGTTCACGTGGACGACGTACCTCGAGGACCGGTACGGACAGGACTTCATCAGCAACCTCGCAGAGGAGGACGGAAACGGTATCGCGGGCGTGGAGACCACTCTCGACGAGGTCGGCGCGAAGACCGACTTCTACGGCCTCTACCAGGACTTCTCCACGGCCGTGGTGACCGACAAGTACGGCACCCCGCCGAAGGACAAGTACACGTTCGAGAGCCTCGACCTGAACGTGAACACGTCCAACGGCGTGCAGACCGCGGGCGTGTGGGGGACGGACTACCGCACCATCGACACGTCCGAGAAGGCCCCGATTACGGACGTCACTGTCTCGGGCACCGACTTCACGGACACCGAGTGGTCGACCGCGACCGACCCGGTGACCGGTGAGGGCGAGGTGCTGTACAGCGGGTCGGGCAACCTCCTGAACCGCCACGCAATCACTCGAGTGAACCTCTCGGGCACCGAGAACCCGACGCTGTCCTTCGACTCCTTCCAACGCATCGAGTCGAACTGGGACTACGGCTTCGTGCAGGTGTCCACGGATGGCGGCGAGACGTGGCAGAGCCTCGGGAACGCGAACACGGACGACTCGCCGGCCGCCGGCGCGCATCCGCGCGTGAAGGCGAACCTGCCCGGGTTCACCGGGAGCACCGACGGCTGGGAGCACCAGACGCTCGACCTCTCGGCCTACGAGGGCAACGAGAGCGTGCTCGTGTCCTTCCACTACGTCACCGACTGGGCGGTCGTCTCGCCCGGCTGGTGGGTGAAGAACGTCTCCGTCGCGGGCGAGTCCGTCGAGACGGACTCCATCGAGTCCTACCAGAGTCTCCGCCAGGCGACCAACAACCACGTCGAGTACCAGTTCACGTTCATCGGCGTGAAGCACAACGGCAACTACCAGATCAAGCAACTGGACATGCGGACGTTCGACGGCGACGGCGAGCGCGAACTCGAGCAGTTCCTCCACAACGGGAACTTCGAGAAGGTCATCGTCGGCAGCACGTGGGCCGCCGGGTCCGGTGAGAGCGGCCGCGTGCCGGTTGGCGTCGAGTTCACGTTCGCGAACGAGAAGCGCGGTAACGGAAACGATAACTGA
- a CDS encoding AAA family ATPase, which produces MDVTSARDECEAVLNEIESAVISDREFLETVLVGLLADGHVLLEDVPGTGKTLTARSFATALGLEFSRVQFTPDLLPADVLGTHVFNEKSREFEFNPGPIFANVVLADEINRAPPKTQAALLEAMEEGQATVDGETMELPKPFFVIATQNPVEQEGTFPLPEAQMDRFVAKTGIGYPDEAGELDLLRRRAGRSTRSPTVEPALDDERVAELRNVPEDVRVEGDLLQYVVSLARETREDRRVEVGVSPRGTQRLFEAARARAVVHGREYVVPEDVKRMAQDVLAHRLVLTPDAAVENTDKREIIDDVLDGVAVPTVGGQSQTA; this is translated from the coding sequence ATGGACGTCACCAGCGCGCGTGACGAATGCGAAGCCGTCCTGAACGAGATCGAAAGCGCGGTCATCAGCGACCGCGAGTTCCTCGAAACGGTTCTTGTGGGTTTGCTCGCCGACGGCCACGTCCTCCTCGAAGACGTTCCCGGCACCGGAAAGACCCTCACCGCGCGGAGTTTCGCGACCGCCCTCGGCCTCGAGTTTAGCCGCGTCCAGTTCACCCCGGACCTCCTGCCAGCGGACGTACTCGGGACGCACGTGTTCAACGAGAAGAGCCGTGAGTTCGAGTTCAACCCCGGCCCCATCTTCGCGAACGTGGTGCTGGCCGACGAGATCAATCGCGCCCCGCCGAAGACGCAGGCCGCGCTCCTCGAAGCAATGGAGGAGGGGCAGGCGACCGTGGACGGCGAGACGATGGAACTCCCCAAGCCGTTCTTCGTCATCGCCACGCAGAACCCCGTCGAGCAGGAGGGGACGTTCCCGCTCCCGGAGGCGCAGATGGACCGCTTCGTCGCGAAGACGGGCATCGGCTACCCCGACGAGGCCGGCGAACTCGACCTACTGCGGCGGCGCGCGGGCCGCTCCACGCGGAGTCCGACCGTCGAACCGGCACTCGACGACGAACGCGTCGCCGAACTCCGGAACGTCCCCGAGGACGTGCGCGTCGAGGGCGACCTCCTCCAGTACGTCGTCTCGCTCGCGCGCGAGACCCGGGAGGACCGCCGCGTCGAGGTCGGCGTCAGTCCGCGCGGGACCCAGCGACTGTTCGAGGCGGCGCGCGCCCGGGCCGTCGTCCACGGCCGCGAGTACGTCGTCCCCGAGGACGTCAAGCGGATGGCCCAGGACGTGCTCGCGCACCGACTCGTGCTCACGCCCGACGCCGCGGTGGAGAACACGGACAAGCGAGAGATCATAGACGACGTCCTCGACGGCGTCGCGGTGCCGACCGTCGGCGGGCAGTCACAGACCGCGTAA
- a CDS encoding VOC family protein — protein MATDSSVHLGHVHLKVRDVERALDFYQGVLDLEVSERPGNYAFLTFGEHHHDVALQGVGDNAPGPGRGVGLYHAAFEVDTPARLREVYQRLRERGVGVSPVDHGISKALYFDDPAGNGLEVYVDTRDEHGPEWEGTNRRFDPEAL, from the coding sequence ATGGCCACAGACTCGTCCGTCCACCTCGGGCACGTTCACCTGAAGGTACGCGACGTGGAGCGCGCACTCGACTTCTATCAGGGCGTACTCGACCTCGAGGTCTCCGAGCGCCCGGGGAACTATGCGTTCCTGACGTTCGGCGAGCACCACCACGACGTCGCGTTGCAGGGCGTCGGCGATAACGCGCCCGGGCCGGGTCGGGGCGTCGGCCTCTACCACGCCGCTTTCGAAGTCGACACGCCCGCGCGCCTGCGGGAGGTGTACCAGCGCCTCCGGGAGCGCGGCGTCGGCGTCTCACCGGTCGACCACGGCATCAGCAAGGCGCTGTACTTCGACGACCCGGCCGGGAACGGTCTGGAGGTGTACGTCGACACGCGCGACGAACACGGTCCGGAGTGGGAAGGGACGAACCGGCGTTTCGACCCGGAAGCGCTCTGA
- a CDS encoding DUF7519 family protein: MTEFEARPPTVAVLPTAVAAAASVLAVVLGSTVGLALTGPGAASAVYGAHTGNRRLVTLGGALAFVGAVVAGATGLPLSLALFAGIGALVAYDTGEHAVSLGVDVGADANVTQSVLVHTASTLVVGSVAGGVGYALYAVGPGNLPVTGLVALLVAAVFLAYALGD, encoded by the coding sequence GTGACGGAGTTCGAGGCCAGACCGCCCACTGTCGCCGTGCTGCCGACGGCGGTCGCCGCTGCGGCGTCCGTGCTCGCTGTGGTCCTCGGTTCGACGGTCGGTCTGGCGCTCACTGGCCCCGGCGCGGCGAGCGCGGTGTACGGCGCACACACCGGGAACCGCCGACTGGTCACGCTCGGCGGTGCACTTGCGTTCGTCGGCGCCGTCGTCGCCGGGGCGACGGGACTCCCGCTGTCGCTCGCGCTGTTCGCCGGCATCGGCGCGCTCGTCGCGTACGACACCGGCGAGCACGCGGTCAGCCTCGGCGTCGACGTCGGCGCGGACGCGAACGTGACCCAGTCCGTCCTCGTGCACACCGCGTCGACTCTCGTGGTCGGTTCGGTCGCGGGCGGTGTCGGCTACGCGCTCTACGCCGTCGGGCCGGGCAACCTCCCGGTCACGGGGCTGGTCGCGTTGCTCGTCGCGGCCGTGTTCCTCGCGTACGCGCTCGGTGACTGA
- a CDS encoding type II/IV secretion system ATPase subunit yields MLAHADLVPAPVSPDDADAWYAPDVRAQYEVHPGVVVTVTERPDGFRYDARPPILGTAGEAALEKVTGYFADAQLSRPRTREGTRERVAAGLGQKHRRVVARLTDQTRAGRRRIEFHALCELRGLGALTPLALDDGVEVADATADSLVVHTADYAPAVTDLPADPPHLDRFLSERLARYTVPFREFDVPVVVYRERVLGRDAFDTKYAVREPDRLPGDDELIAECKDRIWETNVDGVLEDASDRTAFVAERARDFLSRRLTVRNTRAWLDATRYRVRSALAEYDLAVPPVGRRFSADRLEDLTYYVLRDFVGDGELTVPIRDDHLEDVEANRVGQRVKVVPRGRLRAHGERLPTNLSLDDEQRFVNLVTQLAARDGVELNASNPSAKVNLRPAEVSDDVTIRCAVALPVISEDGPHVSIRKQAADALTPVDLLDQDGLSADVVALLWMAYEHHGVVLFSGPTGVGKTTLMNAHMPFIPFDDRPISIDEGSREVRLPHETSVSLTTRDHEREFKRVTMADLMTETNYLNPDVEVIAEINTRESFESLAQVLNTGHGVVGTTHAEDVETLVNRAIEQGVPAYLLREVDLVVFPRHVDGERYVGEVVELVGDPDAPADEPDSTPVETVEKNGSEIGFRRVVERTPGGGFAFAGADDVRFLDRLAARTDRPVDDVRDEFERKRRYVKHLEREGVSDFDELFGLLSDLRTDEAATVERLRRRAGE; encoded by the coding sequence ATGCTCGCGCACGCAGACCTCGTCCCGGCCCCGGTGTCGCCGGATGACGCGGACGCCTGGTACGCGCCGGACGTCCGCGCCCAGTACGAGGTCCATCCGGGCGTCGTCGTCACCGTCACCGAACGCCCCGACGGCTTCCGCTACGACGCGCGTCCCCCAATCCTCGGCACCGCCGGCGAAGCCGCACTCGAGAAGGTCACCGGCTATTTCGCAGACGCGCAACTCTCCCGGCCACGCACACGAGAGGGAACCCGAGAGCGCGTGGCCGCCGGCCTCGGCCAGAAACACCGGCGCGTGGTCGCCCGCCTCACCGACCAGACGCGGGCGGGTCGCCGCCGCATCGAGTTCCACGCGCTCTGCGAACTGCGCGGCCTCGGCGCGCTCACACCGCTCGCGCTCGACGACGGCGTCGAAGTCGCGGACGCCACCGCCGACTCACTGGTCGTGCACACCGCGGACTACGCGCCAGCGGTCACCGACCTGCCCGCCGACCCGCCCCACCTCGACCGATTCCTCTCCGAGCGCCTCGCGCGCTACACCGTCCCGTTCCGGGAGTTCGACGTGCCAGTCGTCGTCTACCGCGAACGCGTGCTCGGCCGGGACGCCTTCGACACGAAGTACGCCGTCCGCGAACCCGACCGGCTCCCCGGCGACGACGAACTCATCGCCGAATGCAAGGACAGGATCTGGGAGACGAACGTCGACGGCGTCCTCGAGGACGCAAGCGACCGCACCGCGTTCGTCGCCGAGCGCGCCCGCGACTTCCTCTCACGGCGGCTCACCGTCCGAAACACGCGGGCGTGGCTGGACGCCACCAGGTACCGGGTTCGCTCCGCGCTCGCGGAGTACGACCTCGCCGTCCCGCCCGTCGGCAGACGATTCTCCGCCGACCGCCTCGAAGACCTGACGTACTACGTGCTCCGGGACTTCGTCGGCGACGGCGAACTCACGGTCCCCATCCGCGACGACCACCTGGAGGACGTGGAGGCCAACCGCGTCGGCCAGCGCGTGAAAGTCGTGCCACGCGGCCGACTGCGCGCGCACGGCGAGCGACTCCCGACGAACCTCTCGCTCGACGACGAGCAGCGCTTCGTCAATCTCGTCACCCAGCTCGCCGCCCGCGACGGCGTCGAGTTGAACGCCTCGAACCCGTCCGCGAAGGTGAATCTGCGGCCAGCGGAGGTGAGCGACGACGTGACCATCCGGTGTGCCGTCGCGCTCCCGGTCATCTCCGAGGACGGCCCGCACGTCTCCATCCGCAAACAGGCCGCCGACGCGCTCACCCCGGTCGACCTGCTCGACCAGGATGGGCTCTCGGCGGACGTCGTCGCGCTGCTCTGGATGGCCTACGAGCACCACGGAGTCGTTCTGTTCTCGGGCCCGACGGGAGTTGGCAAAACGACGCTGATGAACGCCCATATGCCGTTCATCCCGTTCGACGACCGGCCCATCAGCATCGACGAGGGAAGCCGGGAGGTCCGACTGCCACACGAGACCAGCGTCTCGCTCACCACCCGCGACCACGAGCGCGAGTTCAAGCGCGTGACGATGGCGGACCTGATGACCGAAACCAATTATCTCAATCCCGACGTGGAGGTCATCGCCGAAATCAACACCCGAGAGAGCTTCGAGAGCCTCGCGCAGGTCCTGAACACGGGCCACGGCGTGGTCGGCACCACGCACGCCGAGGACGTCGAGACGCTCGTCAACCGCGCCATCGAACAGGGCGTCCCCGCCTACCTCCTCCGCGAGGTCGACCTCGTGGTGTTCCCGCGGCACGTCGACGGCGAGCGCTACGTCGGAGAAGTCGTGGAACTCGTCGGCGACCCGGACGCGCCGGCGGACGAACCGGACAGCACCCCAGTCGAAACCGTCGAGAAGAACGGCAGCGAGATCGGGTTCCGTCGAGTCGTCGAGCGAACGCCCGGTGGTGGCTTCGCCTTCGCGGGGGCGGACGATGTCCGTTTCCTCGACCGCCTCGCCGCGCGAACCGACCGGCCTGTCGATGACGTGCGCGACGAGTTCGAGCGCAAGCGGCGGTACGTCAAACACCTCGAACGCGAGGGCGTCTCGGACTTCGATGAGCTGTTCGGCCTGCTGTCGGACCTCCGCACGGACGAGGCGGCGACCGTCGAGCGCCTCCGCCGGAGGGCCGGCGAGTGA
- a CDS encoding DUF192 domain-containing protein, whose product MHLRHEHDGETRTLATDVDTADSFLAQARGLMFRRSIPEDYALVFDFDGVDSRDAHMVFVPFDIDALWVEDGEVQRAKRLAAWTGRGEARCDTLVELPAGAADGVEIGDRVWTED is encoded by the coding sequence GTGCACCTCCGCCACGAACACGACGGCGAGACGCGGACGCTCGCCACCGACGTCGACACCGCCGACTCGTTTCTCGCGCAGGCCCGGGGCCTGATGTTCCGGCGGTCGATCCCCGAGGACTACGCGCTCGTCTTCGACTTCGACGGCGTCGACTCGCGAGACGCCCACATGGTGTTCGTGCCCTTCGACATCGACGCGCTCTGGGTGGAGGACGGCGAAGTCCAGCGCGCAAAGCGCCTCGCGGCGTGGACGGGCCGCGGCGAAGCGCGCTGTGACACGCTCGTCGAACTCCCCGCGGGCGCGGCGGACGGCGTCGAAATCGGCGACCGCGTGTGGACGGAGGACTGA
- a CDS encoding DUF7269 family protein, translating into MLRRVLLVFGLAFTALGVAVAASPSVAQFLGLPNVPMVVVTALAVVLGLSAQTARKRVEFRSAEDASVDAARLEGRFEPERPGTAIDTAFAARSNDDSDVDDARLRERLRVLAVRVLVDAEGCSEREAHRRLDDGSWTDDRLAASLFSDEVTPPAQGLVAEVAGFETLYEREIRHALDELKQMSGVDTGGE; encoded by the coding sequence ATGTTGCGCCGCGTGCTGCTCGTGTTCGGCCTCGCGTTCACCGCCCTCGGTGTGGCCGTGGCGGCGTCGCCGTCCGTGGCGCAGTTCCTCGGCCTCCCGAACGTGCCGATGGTGGTCGTCACCGCGCTCGCCGTCGTCCTCGGTCTGTCCGCACAGACGGCGCGCAAGCGCGTCGAGTTCCGGAGCGCCGAGGACGCGTCGGTCGACGCCGCCCGCCTCGAGGGTCGCTTCGAACCCGAGCGCCCGGGAACGGCCATCGACACGGCGTTTGCCGCGCGCTCGAACGACGACTCGGACGTCGACGACGCGCGCCTTCGCGAACGCCTCCGCGTGCTCGCGGTGCGGGTCCTCGTGGACGCCGAGGGGTGTTCGGAGCGCGAGGCTCACCGGCGCCTCGACGACGGGTCGTGGACAGACGACCGGCTCGCAGCATCGCTGTTCTCGGACGAAGTCACGCCGCCCGCACAGGGCCTCGTCGCGGAAGTCGCGGGCTTCGAGACGCTGTACGAGCGTGAGATTCGACACGCGCTCGACGAACTGAAACAGATGTCTGGCGTCGACACGGGGGGTGAGTGA
- a CDS encoding DUF7097 family protein has protein sequence MKKTPTGTTVGVDDPYEHAGVCDHVTDDGNCRYAFEHAEHDPEFAEARRADDFACPVAEGDWEWADCPHYRCRQRDRECVRCGLEERRDAHSDDRPLLEEHHLAYADEADVGHEITVYLCRWCHAKVHGSWGRIDDDVGPDAEAIAAAEARRSDERAELGFETAAERREEE, from the coding sequence ATGAAGAAGACGCCGACCGGGACGACCGTGGGGGTCGACGACCCGTACGAGCACGCCGGCGTCTGCGACCACGTCACGGACGACGGGAACTGCCGGTACGCCTTCGAGCACGCCGAACACGACCCGGAGTTCGCGGAAGCGCGCCGCGCCGACGACTTCGCGTGCCCTGTCGCCGAGGGCGACTGGGAGTGGGCGGACTGTCCACACTACCGGTGCCGGCAGCGCGACCGCGAGTGCGTGCGTTGCGGTCTCGAGGAGCGCCGCGACGCCCACAGCGACGACCGCCCGCTCCTGGAGGAACACCACCTCGCGTACGCCGACGAGGCGGACGTCGGCCACGAGATAACCGTCTACCTCTGCCGGTGGTGTCACGCCAAGGTCCACGGGTCGTGGGGGCGCATCGACGACGACGTCGGCCCGGACGCGGAGGCCATCGCGGCGGCGGAAGCCCGCCGGAGCGACGAGCGGGCGGAGTTGGGGTTCGAGACGGCAGCAGAGCGACGGGAGGAGGAGTGA
- a CDS encoding GMP synthase subunit A yields the protein MTRILVVDNHGQFTHLEHRLLRDLDGVETDLVDNTTPPEDLDADGLVLSGGPDIDDVGRCAEYLELDVPVLGICLGMQFMAVELGGRVESGEYGGYADVDVEILDDEDPLLGSLAPGMRVWASHADEVVALPEGFERTAESDICAVEAMSNTDRDLYGVQFHPEVAHTERGEELFENFARVCE from the coding sequence ATGACTCGCATCCTCGTCGTCGACAACCACGGGCAGTTCACCCACCTGGAGCACCGCCTGCTCCGGGACCTCGACGGGGTGGAGACCGACCTCGTGGACAACACGACGCCCCCCGAGGACCTCGACGCGGACGGTCTCGTACTCTCCGGCGGCCCCGACATCGACGACGTCGGGCGCTGTGCGGAGTACCTCGAACTCGACGTGCCCGTGCTCGGCATCTGTCTCGGCATGCAGTTCATGGCCGTGGAACTCGGCGGGCGCGTCGAGTCCGGCGAGTACGGCGGCTACGCGGACGTCGACGTCGAGATTCTGGACGACGAAGACCCGCTCCTCGGGTCGCTCGCGCCCGGCATGCGCGTGTGGGCGAGCCACGCGGACGAGGTGGTGGCTCTGCCCGAGGGGTTCGAGCGGACCGCCGAGAGCGACATCTGTGCGGTGGAGGCGATGTCGAACACGGACCGAGACCTCTACGGCGTACAGTTCCACCCCGAGGTGGCACACACGGAGCGCGGCGAGGAACTGTTCGAGAACTTCGCGCGGGTCTGCGAGTAG